In Chryseobacterium sp., the genomic window AGAGCCTTCCGGAAAATCGAGACGCTTTGGAGCAGATCTTGGCATCCGTTTTCAGCCTCTGGAAAATTTTTATCTGAATGCAGATATCAATTACTCTCATGCCAGATTTATTGAAGAGGAAAAAGGTCAGGATTACATTCCATTAGCCCCTGTAGTAACCAGTACAGGATCCGTAAACTGGGATTTCCTGAATGGTTTCTCTCTAGGGCTCCAATATCGTTATCTTGGCGAAAGACCGGCGGTGGAGGACAACAGTATCAAAACAAAAGCCTATTTTGTAAATGATCTGATGCTTTCTTACAACCGTCAGAAATGGGGCGCCAATCTTCAGGTAAATAACCTTTTCAATGTAAAATGGAACGAAGCCCAATTTGCGACAGAAACACAATTGAAAGGAGAAGCAGAACCCATTACAGATCTTACCTATACTCCGGGAAGTCCTTTGGGAGTAAGAGTAGGAGTGTACTATAAGTTCTAATGTATAATGTGGGATGTTCTATTGTTATTTATAATACCGTTATTTCAAAGAGGGTCCTTCATTCTACTTTATACCTCACATCCCACATTGTATAAAAATATCCAAATACTCAATTTCAGCATTAAATTTGTAATAATCAATCATCATGGAAGTATTATCCAATTTTCAATATAAAAAGCTTTTTCTTCCCAATATAACGGAGAAAATATTAGCTAATAATGCTGATATACAGCTTTATCGGATAGAGAATTATCTTAAAGGGATACTGATGCCGGTGATTCCGTACCGTACGACTTTTAATTTCATTATCTTCATTACGAACGGACATATCAAGCAATACCTTGAAAATAAAGAATATCATTCTGAAAAAGGAGGTGTCATCTTCATTAAGCAGGGTACAATCACGGCAACCGTTGAATTGTCAGATGATATTGAAGGCTTTTTTCTTGCCTATGAAAACAATATCCTGTCTGAACAGGAGCTGCCCAAGCATAAGAGCAGTATTTTTTTCATGACACCTTTTCTGAACCTGGACAGTTTAACATATGGAACGATCACCCAGCTTCTTCCGATTATGGAACAGGAATTGTGGCTGAATAACCTCAATGTGAATGATGTGGTAGTGACGATGCTTCATCTTATTCTGATTAAAATGCTGAGTACGGATTCTGACAGCCACCACAAATCAGCCACCCGTCCGATGGAATTATCACTGCAGTTCCGGGATCTTTTGTTTAAATATCATGTTGGGGAAAAACGGGTGGCTTTCTATGCTGATAAACTGTCGGTGACTGAAAGTTACTTAAATAAATGCGTGAAAAGTGTTACCCAGAAATCTCCGAAACAATGGATCAATGAGATTGACATCAATTACAGTAAAGCATTACTCCATTCAAGTAAAGATATTGCAGAGATCGCTTATGAACTGAATTTTCATACCGCATCCCATTTTACCCAGCTTTTCAAAAAAATTGCAGGGATCACCCCTAAAGAATACCGGACAATGTTTTTAAAGAACAGAGTGCCGGTTTAATAATGCTGGAAGCTGGGAGCAATAGGCTGAACGTACTTTCGGACGATGTTGCGCTGACATTAATATAATGATTTAAATCTGGTCAGGTTAAAAGAACAAACGATTATTTTTCAGGCTTCAAGAGCTTCCATCCTCAAAAACTCTACATTTTTTCATTTTCAAGAATTTTAAGAACCAGTTTTTCTTCCTGCGTCAGACTGGCTTTACCGTCATTTTCTTCTATGATTTCCAGCTCATCAAGGTACTTTTTGAGGGTGTTGTTTTCATAAAGATTGATGACCAGAGGATGTACATAGTATTTTCTACAGACCGTGTTCGTGTTTCCAAGATGCTCAGCAACGATGTCCAGCGCTTCTTTCACCTTCTTTTTATACTGAGTATCGTTTTCTGCATACCCTATTTCTTTAAAAGCGATCAATGCGCTCACCGTTCCGGACCAGGTCCTGAAATCCTTAGCGGTAAAATCTTCACCACTTATTTCTTTGATATATTCATTGACCATTCCTGAATCTATGGAATGCCGGTTTCCCTCATCATCAAAATACTGGAAAAGCTCTTTTCCGGGGATATCTTTGCATTTTTGCACCAGCCTTGCCAGCCTTCTGCTTCTGAGATCAATCTGATGCATGATGCCTTTCTTCCCTTTAAATGAAAAGGAGATCTTTTGTCCTTTTACTTGTACATGCTTACCCTTTAACGTGGTCAGCCCAAAAGAACCGTACAATTTCTCATATACATTATTGCCGATACGGATATTGGTGCGCTGCATAAGGCTTACGATCAATGCCAGTATTTTCCGTTTTTCAAAATTTCTCAAAGCCAGATCCTGCTCTACCTGAAGCCGTATATCCGGCAGTGCATATCCAAACTGAAGCATTCTGTAAAATTTTGTATGATTTCTCAAAGCACTCCACAGCGGATGATAGCGGTACTGTTTTCTGTTTTTGATATCAAAACCGGTGGCCTGGAGATGGCCGTTTTCGAGCGCGCAGATCCATACATTTTCCCAAGCAGGAGGAATGACCAGGCTGTTGATCCTTGTAATCTCCTCTTTATCCGTGATTCTTTCCCCGTCTTTATAATAAGAATACTTTTTCCCTGTCTTTTTACGGGTAATTCCGGCCGTTTCTGCATCGGTGGTATATACAAGATGTACCGCCTTTGCAGAAGCTTCCGGATCCTTCATTATTTTAACAATTTTAGAAGGCTTCAGGTGAGAAATCATCTCTAAATCTGTATTCTTCTCCATAAAACATGGTTAAGAGTTTTTACCCTTCGAAAAAATCAGTAAAAGAATCACTACTATTGCACAGACCAAGATAATTCCCCACCACATTCCTGCCTTAAAAATTGTTTCTACTGCCTCACAACTTGTTAATGTTAGCAAACATAATATCGTTATACTGTAAAAGCTCCATTTTTTCATAAGTAATATATTTTGTTAAATGTGTTAAATTCTAAGGTGGTCAGCCTTCCAGTTTTTAATAGACCTTTTAATTTCATCCCCTGAAATGTTTTCATGAAGAGCCCTGTATAAAAGCTCTTTAAATTCATCATCATACGCAAATCTCAGTGCCGCAATCTGATCAAATTTTAGCTTTTCAGCCGTTTCATCAGATCTTTTATTGAAAATTTCAAAGTACCGCTGCTTAAATTCAAGGATAACCATACGGTTTTGAAGCCCCAGGGCATAATGCTGTCTGGTCATCAATGCAAGGTAGAAAAGCAGAAAGATTACAATGGAGAACAATATCCACGCCAACTGGTTGCTGTCATCATTCCCTATTTTATACAGGCCGAAGATTTCCAGAAGAATTAATAATGGAAGATAAATAAAATGATGGGGCGGATAAAATTTCCTGTGGTTATAGTAGTTCTGTTTTTTCATACTGTAGAATGTAGCAATAATCTTTCCAAAAGGTTGTATTATTGACAATAAATACTATTTTGTGGTATGAAAGTGACAGTATTTGAAAAATATGTTCACTATTTTGCAGTTCAACGGATCTGAAAATCAGATCTTAATTGTTGAATTATCAGTTCCATCAATTTTTCTGGTAGATGGTTTCCATTAAAAAATCCTTAACTTTGAACTTCAATTTTAGAAATGGAAAATTCAGTTCAAGACACTACCGTTCAAAAACCAAAATGGATCCGCGTAAAACTTCCTACCGGAAAGAACTACCGGGAACTTAGAACTTTGGTTGATAAATATAAATTAAACACCATTTGCCAAAGCGGAAGCTGCCCGAATATGGGAGAATGCTGGGGAGAAGGTACAGCAACTTTCATGATTTTGGGAAATATCTGTACGAGAAGCTGCGGATTTTGTGGAGTAAAAACAGGAAAACCGCTGGATGTCAATTGGGATGAACCTGAAAAAGTAGCCCGTTCCATTAAATTAATGAAGATCAAACATGCTGTTCTTACTTCTGTAGACCGTGATGATTTAAAAGATATGGGATCTATTCTTTGGGGCGAAACGGTGAATGCCGTAAGAAGGATTTCTCCGGGAACCACTATGGAAACATTGATTCCGGACTTCCAGGGAATTACCAAACATCTTGACAGGCTGGTAGACGTTGCTCCTGAAGTAATCTCTCATAATATGGAAACTGTAAAACGTTTAACCAGAGAAGTGAGAATTCAGGCAAAATATGAAAGAAGCCTTGATGTATTAAGATATTTAAAAGAAGCAGGGCAAAGAAGAACCAAAACCGGTGTAATGCTTGGGTTGGGAGAGACTAAAGATGAGGTTTTCCAAACCATTGAAGACATCCGAAATGCCAATGTAGACGTTATTACACTGGGACAGTATCTGCAGCCGACTAAAAAACATCTTCCTGTAAAGAAATTCATTACTCCCGAAGAGTTTGATGAATTTGGAGATTTCGCAAGAAGTTTAGGCTTCAGACACGTTGAAAGCTCACCTCTTGTAAGAAGTTCTTACCACGCAGAAAAACATATTCACTAACAATATAAACCGTTCAGTAATGAGCGGTTTTTTTTGGAGAGTAGATAAATTTTAAACGGACCTTTTATTTATGACAGGCAGAATCTTTGGTGATCACCCCAATCCTTCCATTGATTTCAATAGGTTTGAAATATTTTTTCCTGAATTCCGATGGCGTTTCTCCCGTATGCTGCTTGAACAGCTTATTAAAATAGGATAGACTTTCAAAACCCACCTGAAAACAGACTTCGGTCACAGAATAGTCTTTCAGCAGAAATATTTTGGCCTGGTTGATCCTGTAGTTATTGACAAAATCGGTAAAGGTCATATTGGTTTGTTTCTTAAAATACCGGCAGAATGCAGGAGTACTCAAACTCACAATTTTTGCAATTTCATTGACATTGGGTTGCTTGTCATAATTTTCATGGATATAGTCGTAAATGGTACCCATCCTGATCTTATCATTCAGGAACCATTTGATTCTTGTATCCTCTTTGTTGAGTTCTTTTACCTCTGTAGAATCTGCAAGAATTTGTAAAATTTGAATAAGCTCTATTAAGGAAGTAAAAGAGTTTTTTTCCTTCATTTGATGAAGTTTTTCAACCACACTGTTTTTTGTTTCCCCCGAGAAAGATAATCCGAGGTAGGATCTTTCTAAAAGCCTTTTTATATTTCCAAATTCCGGAACGGGCTGTATGATATCCTGAAGAAAATTTTCCCGCATTTGAAGAACCAGCTGCTGGCATTCTGTTTGAATGCCATAATCAAAATTGAGATGAGGAACATTGGAGCCGATCAGCAGCAGCTCACTTTCTGTAAATCCTGAAATATCCTTTCCAACATGTCGTATCCCGTTAAGAGCCTCTACATAGACAAGCTCTATTTCAGGATGATAATGCCAGAAAAAACAGTTTTTTAAAGAAGGTGAAAAAAGCTTGAAAGATTTCCCTTTATCAAACTCTATAATTTCTTTCTGAATTTTCATTTTGTCCTCATTTGATTGTTTGTGGATTTAAAATTAGTCAAAAAGGTCAATACGGAGCAAATTTTTATCATTTTAAAAGAAGTGAAATTCAATCTTTCTTTCGATTTTTGCACTTTCAAAATGAATATGGCAGAATCCATTTTTAATTCTAAATAACAATTCAGACAAAAGAATATACAATGAAGATTGATAAACGAATAATACCACTGGCAATCGGTGGATTGGGAATTGGAACCACGGAGTTTACCGTGATGGGGCTTCTTCCGGATATTGCAAAAACCTTACAGATTACAATCCCTCAGACCGGACATTTGATCTCTGCTTATGCGATGGGAGTAGTTATCGGGGCACCGCTTCTTATCGGATATTCCGTAAAGTTTCCGCCTAAAAAAGTACTGATCGCTTTTATGATCCTGTTTACTTTGTTTAACGGGCTTTCTGCTATTGCTCCCAACTATACCACGATGCTGATCATCAGGTTTATGTCTGGGCTTCCGCATGGGGCATTTTTTGGAGTAGGAACTGTAGTGGCTTCCAAAATGGCAGGAAAAGGAAAAGAGGCATTTTATATATCAATGATGTTTACAGGGCTCACAGTGGCTAACCTGGCAATGGTTCCTTTGGTGACCTATATAGGGCATACCTTTCATTGGAGGCTGTACTTTGCGATTGTAGCACTGATAGGACTGTTTGCAATATTATTTTTAAAACTATGGCTTCCCGCGATGGAGTCTAACCAGAACACTCATTTCCTGGAAGAATTGAAATTCTTGAAGAATAAGCAGTCGTGGCTGGTTCTTGCGATTACAGCGATCGGATTTGGAGGACTTTTTACCTGGCTTAGCTATATAACCCCTTTAATGACGGTGGTCTCAGGAGTACAAAGCAGTCAGATGGCTTATGTGATGGTTCTTGCCGGAGCTGGAATGGTGGTAGGGAACCTGGTTGGTGG contains:
- a CDS encoding AraC family transcriptional regulator; the encoded protein is MEVLSNFQYKKLFLPNITEKILANNADIQLYRIENYLKGILMPVIPYRTTFNFIIFITNGHIKQYLENKEYHSEKGGVIFIKQGTITATVELSDDIEGFFLAYENNILSEQELPKHKSSIFFMTPFLNLDSLTYGTITQLLPIMEQELWLNNLNVNDVVVTMLHLILIKMLSTDSDSHHKSATRPMELSLQFRDLLFKYHVGEKRVAFYADKLSVTESYLNKCVKSVTQKSPKQWINEIDINYSKALLHSSKDIAEIAYELNFHTASHFTQLFKKIAGITPKEYRTMFLKNRVPV
- a CDS encoding DNA topoisomerase IB; amino-acid sequence: MEKNTDLEMISHLKPSKIVKIMKDPEASAKAVHLVYTTDAETAGITRKKTGKKYSYYKDGERITDKEEITRINSLVIPPAWENVWICALENGHLQATGFDIKNRKQYRYHPLWSALRNHTKFYRMLQFGYALPDIRLQVEQDLALRNFEKRKILALIVSLMQRTNIRIGNNVYEKLYGSFGLTTLKGKHVQVKGQKISFSFKGKKGIMHQIDLRSRRLARLVQKCKDIPGKELFQYFDDEGNRHSIDSGMVNEYIKEISGEDFTAKDFRTWSGTVSALIAFKEIGYAENDTQYKKKVKEALDIVAEHLGNTNTVCRKYYVHPLVINLYENNTLKKYLDELEIIEENDGKASLTQEEKLVLKILENEKM
- a CDS encoding DUF6526 family protein, producing MSIIQPFGKIIATFYSMKKQNYYNHRKFYPPHHFIYLPLLILLEIFGLYKIGNDDSNQLAWILFSIVIFLLFYLALMTRQHYALGLQNRMVILEFKQRYFEIFNKRSDETAEKLKFDQIAALRFAYDDEFKELLYRALHENISGDEIKRSIKNWKADHLRI
- the lipA gene encoding lipoyl synthase: MENSVQDTTVQKPKWIRVKLPTGKNYRELRTLVDKYKLNTICQSGSCPNMGECWGEGTATFMILGNICTRSCGFCGVKTGKPLDVNWDEPEKVARSIKLMKIKHAVLTSVDRDDLKDMGSILWGETVNAVRRISPGTTMETLIPDFQGITKHLDRLVDVAPEVISHNMETVKRLTREVRIQAKYERSLDVLRYLKEAGQRRTKTGVMLGLGETKDEVFQTIEDIRNANVDVITLGQYLQPTKKHLPVKKFITPEEFDEFGDFARSLGFRHVESSPLVRSSYHAEKHIH
- a CDS encoding AraC family transcriptional regulator, which translates into the protein MKIQKEIIEFDKGKSFKLFSPSLKNCFFWHYHPEIELVYVEALNGIRHVGKDISGFTESELLLIGSNVPHLNFDYGIQTECQQLVLQMRENFLQDIIQPVPEFGNIKRLLERSYLGLSFSGETKNSVVEKLHQMKEKNSFTSLIELIQILQILADSTEVKELNKEDTRIKWFLNDKIRMGTIYDYIHENYDKQPNVNEIAKIVSLSTPAFCRYFKKQTNMTFTDFVNNYRINQAKIFLLKDYSVTEVCFQVGFESLSYFNKLFKQHTGETPSEFRKKYFKPIEINGRIGVITKDSACHK
- a CDS encoding MFS transporter; this encodes MKIDKRIIPLAIGGLGIGTTEFTVMGLLPDIAKTLQITIPQTGHLISAYAMGVVIGAPLLIGYSVKFPPKKVLIAFMILFTLFNGLSAIAPNYTTMLIIRFMSGLPHGAFFGVGTVVASKMAGKGKEAFYISMMFTGLTVANLAMVPLVTYIGHTFHWRLYFAIVALIGLFAILFLKLWLPAMESNQNTHFLEELKFLKNKQSWLVLAITAIGFGGLFTWLSYITPLMTVVSGVQSSQMAYVMVLAGAGMVVGNLVGGVVSDKLGPEKTCALLIFLMMISLTGVFFLSEHQNTAFILTFMCGALSMSIAAPINIMMMKAAPKSEMMAAAFMQAGFNIANAMGAFLGGIPLEYGLPYNYPSLVGVGMTFIGFAVSIRYMYLYSAGKRTPEESVTECVSCDQ